A genomic region of Raphanus sativus cultivar WK10039 chromosome 6, ASM80110v3, whole genome shotgun sequence contains the following coding sequences:
- the LOC108806987 gene encoding ER membrane protein complex subunit 7 homolog, whose product MAPIIRSSPALAFLVLQISFIFFASTLPLSSGSEDGYTITGRVKIPPSNVIGHTAKSSNVKVILNGGQSVTFLRPDGYFTFHKVPAGTHLIEVSAMGYFFSPVRVDVSARHHGKVHATLTETRRSLTELVLEPLREEQYYEIREPFSMLSMVKSPMGLMVGFMVVVVFLMPKLMENIDPEEMKQAQEEMRRQGVPSLSSLLPSAGASR is encoded by the exons ATGGCTCCGATCATCAGATCTAGCCCAGCTCTCGCTTTCCTCGTTTTGCAGATTAGCTTCATCTTCTTTGCTTCCACTCTCCCACTCTCTTCTGG GTCTGAGGATGGTTACACAATCACTGGCAGAGTGAAGATTCCACCAA GCAACGTGATTGGTCACACAGCAAAGAGCTCTAATGTCAAAGTTATACTCAATGGTGGACAGAGTGTTACATTTCTCAGGCCTGATGGATATTTCACTTT TCACAAAGTGCCTGCTGGGACTCATCTGATCGAAGTATCTGCAATGGGCTACTTCTTTTCTCCg GTACGAGTCGATGTTAGTGCACGGCACCATGGCAAAGTTCATGCAACACTAACCGAAACCAGGAGGAGTCTTACTGAGCTGGTTTTAGAGCCATTGAGGGAAGAGCAATACTACGAG ATTCGAGAGCCTTTCTCCATGTTGTCAATGGTGAAAAGTCCGATGGGTCTCATGGTGGGATTCATGGTCGTGGTTGTGTTCCTAATGCCCAAACTGATGGAAAACATAG ATCCAGAGGAGATGAAGCAAGCACAAGAGGAAATGAGGAGGCAAGGTGTGCCTTCGCTCTCGAGTTTGTTGCCAAGCGCCGGGGCTAGCCGTTAA
- the LOC108812105 gene encoding uncharacterized protein LOC108812105 isoform X2 yields the protein MMKQSSSDAVSSSSSPIDLSHPPSSSSEKPLCSSSISPAEDHPVGSSRDGSGGAQEIVAIDRRGEYTAVCRWTVEHFTRVKAKALWSKYFDVGGYDCRLLVYPRGDSQALPGYISIYLQIMDPRGTSSSRWDCFASYRLSIVNHVDESLTIHKDSWHRFSSKKKSHGWCDFTLSSSVLDPKMGFLFNNESLLITADILILNESVSFSRDSGGNDSGSSLFKEPAGPMPDVLSGKFTWRVNNFSLFKEMIKTQKIMSPVFPAGECNLRISVYQSVVNSQEYISMCLESKETDKTMVSDRSCWCLFRMSALNQKPGCAHMHRDSYGRFAADNKNGDNTSLGWNDYMKMSEFVNPESGFLLDDTAVFSTSFHVIKEFSSFTKNGGLVVGRNNGNGARKSDAHMGRFTWRIENFTRLKDLLKKRKITGLCIKSRRFQIGNRDCRLIVYPRGQSQPPCHLSVFLEVTDSRSSTDWSCFVSHRLSVVNQRLEEKSVTKESQNRYSKAAKDWGWREFVTLTSLFDQDSGFLVQDTVVFSAEVLILKETSVTKDYVEAESANSASQIDSSVKRSSFTWKVENFLAFKEIMETRKIFSKFFQAGGCELRIGVYESFDTICIYLESDQSAGTDVDNNFWVKYKMGILNQKNPAKSVWKESSICTKTWNNSVLQFMKVSDMLEADAGFLVRDTVVFVCDILDCCPWFEFSDLEVLASDDDQDALTTDPDEIIDSEESEGISGDEEDTFQDFLSQAGFHLTFGENPSQPQVTLREKLLMDAGAIAGFLTGLRVYLDDPTKVKRLLLPTKISCNDRSKLTKNDESSPSLMNLLMGVKVLQQAIIDLLLDIMVECCQPSEEEGSHPEPSLMDAKTDSCVVSSSLESTRENGAAEPSQYLVDERFKSDADATTLSTSAVQSSGMNGIDMLEKALAIEPVSPPETYARQSSDAPVQSKTKWPEQSEELLGLIVNSLKTLDSAVPQGCPEPRRRPHSAQKIALVLNRAPKHLQPDLVSLIPKLVEHSEHPLAAYALIERLQTPEAEPALREPVFNALSQLDCDSEVWEHILLQSFELLSNSNGESLVAAIHFIFKTASQCQHLPEAVRSVRERLKVLGADVSACVLEYLSKTVHSWAEIAEIILKDINCDDSLGGSFVTLPCGPFLIGENETTSEMADLMDEHEFYANRQFCDVYILLEMLSISCLALEASQTFERAVARGAIVAQSVGMVLEKRRVQGPNLSATSGDPVLEGEASDELAAEGIEFRAILNLAETLAHSGDPQVRGFVKMLYTILFKWFPDQPFRVQILSRLVDRFTSRASGSNELDLELEVLAILIFQEQEVARPVLAMLKKVVEHANIDRAALWHQLRANKEELVRLKEEKKTEIQILAKEKSAITQKLSESEAANTRLKSEMKAETDRFAREKKDLVEQFRDVESQLEWVRSEREDEIAKLSSDKKSLLNRLHEAETQLSLLKTRKHDELKVGKEKTALTEKLKVTEAARKRFEEELKRYATENVTREELRKSLEDEIRRLTQTVGQTQEEKREKEDQISRCEAYIDGMEAKLQACQQYINTLESSLRDEISRHAPLYGANLESLTMKELDTIARIHEEGLRQIHALQQRKGNGLPHGLPHGHTLYPTTPPQLPPTPIGLPPQILPNGSGGHSSGHVNGSVRPWFSHHT from the exons ATGATGAAGCAGAGCTCATCTGATGCAGTCTCATCGTCTTCATCACCCATCGACCTATCCCACCCGCCATCCTCCTCATCGGAGAAGCCCCTCTGCTCGTCCTCGATTTCCCCGGCTGAAGACCACCCGGTCGGATCGTCCCGAGACGGGAGCGGAGGCGCGCAGGAGATCGTGGCCATCGATCGGCGAGGAGAGTACACCGCCGTGTGCCGATGGACGGTGGAGCACTTCACACGTGTCAAAGCCAAGGCACTGTGGAGCAAGTACTTCGACGTGGGAGGCTACGATTGCCGCCTCCTCGTTTACCCTAGAGGCGACTCCCAGGCCCTCCCTGGCTACATCAGCATCTACCTCCAGATCATGGACCCCCGCGGAACGTCGTCGTCTCGCTGGGACTGTTTCGCCAGCTACCGCCTCTCAATCGTCAACCACGTGGACGAGTCCCTCACGATCCATAAGGACTCGTGGCATAGGTTCTCGAGCAAGAAGAAATCGCACGGGTGGTGCGATTTCACGCTTAGCTCGAGTGTGTTGGATCCGAAGATGGGGTTTTTGTTTAATAACGAGTCCTTGCTTATCACTGCTGATATCTTGATTCTCAATGAGTCTGTCAGTTTTAGCCGCGATAGTGGCGGGAACGATTCGGGGTCGTCGTTGTTCAAGGAGCCTGCTGGGCCAATGCCGGATGTGTTGAGTGGGAAGTTCACTTGGAGAGTAAATAATTTTAGCTTGTTTAAGGAGATGATCAAGACGCAGAAGATTATGAGCCCTGTGTTCCCGGCTGGGGAGTGTAACTTGAGGATTAGTGTGTACCAGAGCGTGGTTAACTCGCAGGAGTACATTTCGATGTGTTTGGAGAGTAAAGAGACGGATAAGACCATGGTTTCGGATAGGAGCTGTTGGTGTTTGTTTAGGATGTCGGCTTTGAATCAGAAGCCTGGGTGCGCTCACATGCATAGGGATTCGTATGGGAGGTTTGCTGCTGATAATAAGAACGGTGATAACACCAGCTTGGGATGGAACGATTACATGAAGATGTCTGAGTTTGTGAACCCGGAGTCAGGTTTTTTGCTGGATGACACGGCTGTGTTTAGTACCTCGTTTCATGTTATCAAAGAGTTCAGTAGCTTTACTAAGAATGGAGGGTTGGTCGTGGGGAGAAATAACGGGAATGGAGCTAGGAAATCAGATGCGCATATGGGAAGATTCACTTGGAGAATTGAGAATTTCACGAGGTTGAAGGATCTTCTCAAGAAGAGGAAGATAACAGGTCTTTGCATTAAAAGTAGAAGGTTTCAAATTGGGAACCGGGATTGTCGACTTATTGTTTATCCCCGAG GGCAGTCCCAGCCACCATGTCATCTTTCAGTATTTCTCGAAGTGACAGATTCAAGAAGTTCTACTGATTGGAGCTGTTTTGTAAGCCACAGACTATCAGTTGTGAACCAGAGATTGGAGGAGAAGTCGGTGACAAAGGAATCTCAGAATCGCTACTCGAAAGCTGCAAAAGATTGGGGTTGGCGCGAGTTTGTGACACTTACTAGTTTGTTTGATCAAGACTCTGGATTTCTTGTTCAGGATACCGTTGTGTTCTCCGCTGAGGTTCTTATCTTGAAAGAGACATCTGTTACAAAAGACTATGTGGAGGCAGAATCAGCTAATTCAGCTTCACAGATTGATAGCAGCGTGAAAAGAAGTTCTTTTACGTGGAAAGTTGAGAATTTCCTGGCATTCAAGGAAATAATGGAAACACGAAAGATTTTTAGCAAGTTCTTTCAGGCTGGTGGATGTGAACTCCGAATTg GTGTATATGAGTCCTTTGACACCATATGCATATATTTAGAGAGTGATCAATCTGCGGGTACAGATGTGGACAATAACTTCTGGGTTAAGTACAAGATGGGTATTCTAAACCAAAAGAATCCGGCCAAAAGTGTATGGAAGGAGTCATCAATATGTACCAAGACATGGAATAACTCCGTCCTACAGTTCATGAAGGTGTCTGACATGTTGGAGGCTGATGCAGGGTTTCTTGTGCGTGACACTGTTGTTTTTGTGTGTGATATATTGGATTGCTGTCCGTGGTTTGAGTTTTCAGACTTAGAG GTCTTGGCTTCAGATGATGACCAAGATGCATTAACCACCGATCCTGATGAAATTATTGATTCTGAGGAGAGTGAGGGCATAAGTGGAGACGAGGAAGATACCTTCCAAGATTTTCTTTCCCAAGCTGGATTCCATCTCACGTTTGGTGAGAATCCTTCACAGCCCCAGGTTACACTTCGAGAGAAGCTGCTAATGGATGCGGGTGCAATTGCTGGATTTCTTACTGGTTTGCGTGTTTATCTTGACGACCCTACTAAAGTAAAGCGGTTACTTCTTCCCACGAAAATATCTTGTAATGATAGAAGCAAGCTAACAAAGAATGATGAATCTTCACCCAGCCTGATGAATTTGCTGATGGGTGTTAAAGTTCTACAGCAAGCAATTATTGATTTACTTCTAGATATCATGGTCGAGTGTTGCCAACCTTCTGAGGAGGAAGGCTCTCATCCGGAGCCTTCTTTAATGGATGCAAAGACAGATAGCTGCGTGGTGTCATCTTCTTTGGAGTCAACAAGGGAAAATGGAGCAGCAGAACCTTCACAATATCTTGTTGACGAGAGATTTAAATCTGATGCAGATGCTACTACCCTCAGTACCTCAGCTGTGCAAAGCTCTGGGATGAATGGGATTGATATGCTTGAGAAAGCCCTTGCAATAGAGCCTGTTTCTCCCCCTGAAACATATGCTAGGCAGTCTTCTGATGCTCCAGTCCAGTCAAAG ACAAAGTGGCCAGAACAATCTGAGGAGCTATTGGGACTAATTGTTAACTCACTGAAAACCCTTGATTCGGCTGTTCCACAAGGTTGCCCTGAGCCTAGACGACGACCTCACTCAGCTCAAAAGATTGCTCTTGTTTTAAACAGAGCGCCCAAACATTTGCAACCTGATTTAGTTAGTTTGATTCCTAAGCTGGTTGAGCATTCGGAGCACCCACTAGCTGCCTATGCACTTATTGAACGGCTTCAAACGCCTGAAGCTGAACCAGCATTGCGTGAACCA GTATTCAATGCTCTTAGCCAGTTAGATTGTGATAGTGAAGTGTGGGAGCACATTCTACTTCAGTCATTTGAGCTTCTGAGTAACTCAAATGGGGAAAGTCTTGTGGCCGCCAttcatttcatatttaaaaCTGCCTCCCAGTGCCAACACCTACCTGAAGCC GTAAGGTCCGTCCGTGAGCGGCTTAAAGTTCTGGGTGCTGATGTGTCTGCTTGCGTCCTTGAATATTTGAGTAAGACTGTACACAGTTGGGCTGAAATTGCCGAAATAATACTTAAGGACATCAACTGTGACGACAGTCTAGGTGGCAGTTTTGTGACATTACCCTGCGGGCCTTTTCTGATTGGTGAAAATGAAACTACCTCCGAAATGGCGGATTTGATGGATGAGCATGAATTCTATGCAAACAGACAATTTTGTGATGTCTACATTCTGCTGGAAATGTTGTCCATATCGTGCTTAGCTTTGGAGGCATCTCAAACATTCGAAAGAGCTGTTGCTCGTGGAGCCATTGTTGCTCAGTCTGTTGGTATGGTTCTTGAAAAACGACGTGTTCAGGGCCCAAATCTGAGTGCGACAAGTGGGGATCCTGTATTGGAGGGAGAAGCCAGTGATGAACTCGCCGCTGAAGGGATTGAGTTCAGGGCAATCCTTAATCTTGCGGAGACATTAGCTCATTCTGGAGATCCTCAAGTGAGGGGATTTGTTAAAATGCTTTACACAATATTATTCAAATGGTTTCCTGATCAGCCCTTTAGAGTTCAAATATTGTCAAGACTTGTAGATAGATTCACCAGCCGTGCGAGTGGTAGCAATGAGTTAGACCTAGAGTTGGAGGTTCTTGCTATTCTGATTTTTCAGGAACAAGAGGTTGCGAGACCCGTTTTGGCCATGCTGAAAAAGGTTGTGGAACATGCAAATATTGACAGGGCGGCTCTGTGGCACCAACTGCGCGCAAACAAGGAAGAGCTTGTCAGGTTGAAGGAAGAAAAGAAGACAGAGATTCAAATTCTGGCAAAAGAGAAATCTGCCATCACACAAAAATTAAGTGAATCTGAGGCTGCAAACACCCGTCTTAAG TCTGAAATGAAAGCCGAGACAGACCGGTTTGCTCGGGAAAAGAAGGATCTGGTAGAACAGTTTCGGGATGTGGAGAGTCAACTGGAGTGGGTTCGGTCAGAACGTGAAGATGAGATAGCTAAGCTCTCGTCTGATAAGAAAAGCCTTCTGAATCGCCTTCATGAGGCAGAGACGCAACTTTCTTTGCTTAAAACCCGAAAGCATGATGAACTTAAG gtAGGGAAAGAGAAAACTGCTCTAACGGAGAAGCTAAAGGTAACAGAGGCAGCCCGGAAAAGATTTGAAGAAGAGCTGAAACGGTATGCCACAGAGAATGTAACTCGTGAAGAACTCCGCAAGTCGCTTGAGGATGAAATCAGGCGACTGACACAGACAGTAGGGCAAACGCAAGAAGAGAAACGTGAGAAAGAAGATCAGATTTCTCGGTGTGAAGCTTACATTGATGGAATGGAAGCCAAACTCCAAGCTTGCCAG CAATACATCAACACACTCGAATCCTCGCTTCGAGACGAGATTTCAAGACATGCACCTCTATACGGTGCCAATTTAGAGTCTCTAACGATGAAGGAACTAGATACAATAGCTCGGATCCATGAGGAAGGGCTTAGACAGATCCATGCCCTTCAACAACGCAAAGGAAATGGTTTGCCACATGGTCTCCCTCACGGTCATACACTTTACCCGACTACACCACCTCAGCTTCCTCCTACGCCAATCGGTTTACCACCTCAGATTCTTCCTAATGGTTCAGGGGGTCACTCCAGCGGACATGTGAACGGTTCCGTCAGGCCTTGGTTTAGCCACCACACCTAA
- the LOC108812105 gene encoding uncharacterized protein LOC108812105 isoform X1, translated as MMKQSSSDAVSSSSSPIDLSHPPSSSSEKPLCSSSISPAEDHPVGSSRDGSGGAQEIVAIDRRGEYTAVCRWTVEHFTRVKAKALWSKYFDVGGYDCRLLVYPRGDSQALPGYISIYLQIMDPRGTSSSRWDCFASYRLSIVNHVDESLTIHKDSWHRFSSKKKSHGWCDFTLSSSVLDPKMGFLFNNESLLITADILILNESVSFSRDSGGNDSGSSLFKEPAGPMPDVLSGKFTWRVNNFSLFKEMIKTQKIMSPVFPAGECNLRISVYQSVVNSQEYISMCLESKETDKTMVSDRSCWCLFRMSALNQKPGCAHMHRDSYGRFAADNKNGDNTSLGWNDYMKMSEFVNPESGFLLDDTAVFSTSFHVIKEFSSFTKNGGLVVGRNNGNGARKSDAHMGRFTWRIENFTRLKDLLKKRKITGLCIKSRRFQIGNRDCRLIVYPRGQSQPPCHLSVFLEVTDSRSSTDWSCFVSHRLSVVNQRLEEKSVTKESQNRYSKAAKDWGWREFVTLTSLFDQDSGFLVQDTVVFSAEVLILKETSVTKDYVEAESANSASQIDSSVKRSSFTWKVENFLAFKEIMETRKIFSKFFQAGGCELRIGVYESFDTICIYLESDQSAGTDVDNNFWVKYKMGILNQKNPAKSVWKESSICTKTWNNSVLQFMKVSDMLEADAGFLVRDTVVFVCDILDCCPWFEFSDLEVLASDDDQDALTTDPDEIIDSEESEGISGDEEDTFQDFLSQAGFHLTFGENPSQPQVTLREKLLMDAGAIAGFLTGLRVYLDDPTKVKRLLLPTKISCNDRSKLTKNDESSPSLMNLLMGVKVLQQAIIDLLLDIMVECCQPSEEEGSHPEPSLMDAKTDSCVVSSSLESTRENGAAEPSQYLVDERFKSDADATTLSTSAVQSSGMNGIDMLEKALAIEPVSPPETYARQSSDAPVQSKTKWPEQSEELLGLIVNSLKTLDSAVPQGCPEPRRRPHSAQKIALVLNRAPKHLQPDLVSLIPKLVEHSEHPLAAYALIERLQTPEAEPALREPVFNALSQLDCDSEVWEHILLQSFELLSNSNGESLVAAIHFIFKTASQCQHLPEAVRSVRERLKVLGADVSACVLEYLSKTVHSWAEIAEIILKDINCDDSLGGSFVTLPCGPFLIGENETTSEMADLMDEHEFYANRQFCDVYILLEMLSISCLALEASQTFERAVARGAIVAQSVGMVLEKRRVQGPNLSATSGDPVLEGEASDELAAEGIEFRAILNLAETLAHSGDPQVRGFVKMLYTILFKWFPDQPFRVQILSRLVDRFTSRASGSNELDLELEVLAILIFQEQEVARPVLAMLKKVVEHANIDRAALWHQLRANKEELVRLKEEKKTEIQILAKEKSAITQKLSESEAANTRLKSEMKAETDRFAREKKDLVEQFRDVESQLEWVRSEREDEIAKLSSDKKSLLNRLHEAETQLSLLKTRKHDELKKVGKEKTALTEKLKVTEAARKRFEEELKRYATENVTREELRKSLEDEIRRLTQTVGQTQEEKREKEDQISRCEAYIDGMEAKLQACQQYINTLESSLRDEISRHAPLYGANLESLTMKELDTIARIHEEGLRQIHALQQRKGNGLPHGLPHGHTLYPTTPPQLPPTPIGLPPQILPNGSGGHSSGHVNGSVRPWFSHHT; from the exons ATGATGAAGCAGAGCTCATCTGATGCAGTCTCATCGTCTTCATCACCCATCGACCTATCCCACCCGCCATCCTCCTCATCGGAGAAGCCCCTCTGCTCGTCCTCGATTTCCCCGGCTGAAGACCACCCGGTCGGATCGTCCCGAGACGGGAGCGGAGGCGCGCAGGAGATCGTGGCCATCGATCGGCGAGGAGAGTACACCGCCGTGTGCCGATGGACGGTGGAGCACTTCACACGTGTCAAAGCCAAGGCACTGTGGAGCAAGTACTTCGACGTGGGAGGCTACGATTGCCGCCTCCTCGTTTACCCTAGAGGCGACTCCCAGGCCCTCCCTGGCTACATCAGCATCTACCTCCAGATCATGGACCCCCGCGGAACGTCGTCGTCTCGCTGGGACTGTTTCGCCAGCTACCGCCTCTCAATCGTCAACCACGTGGACGAGTCCCTCACGATCCATAAGGACTCGTGGCATAGGTTCTCGAGCAAGAAGAAATCGCACGGGTGGTGCGATTTCACGCTTAGCTCGAGTGTGTTGGATCCGAAGATGGGGTTTTTGTTTAATAACGAGTCCTTGCTTATCACTGCTGATATCTTGATTCTCAATGAGTCTGTCAGTTTTAGCCGCGATAGTGGCGGGAACGATTCGGGGTCGTCGTTGTTCAAGGAGCCTGCTGGGCCAATGCCGGATGTGTTGAGTGGGAAGTTCACTTGGAGAGTAAATAATTTTAGCTTGTTTAAGGAGATGATCAAGACGCAGAAGATTATGAGCCCTGTGTTCCCGGCTGGGGAGTGTAACTTGAGGATTAGTGTGTACCAGAGCGTGGTTAACTCGCAGGAGTACATTTCGATGTGTTTGGAGAGTAAAGAGACGGATAAGACCATGGTTTCGGATAGGAGCTGTTGGTGTTTGTTTAGGATGTCGGCTTTGAATCAGAAGCCTGGGTGCGCTCACATGCATAGGGATTCGTATGGGAGGTTTGCTGCTGATAATAAGAACGGTGATAACACCAGCTTGGGATGGAACGATTACATGAAGATGTCTGAGTTTGTGAACCCGGAGTCAGGTTTTTTGCTGGATGACACGGCTGTGTTTAGTACCTCGTTTCATGTTATCAAAGAGTTCAGTAGCTTTACTAAGAATGGAGGGTTGGTCGTGGGGAGAAATAACGGGAATGGAGCTAGGAAATCAGATGCGCATATGGGAAGATTCACTTGGAGAATTGAGAATTTCACGAGGTTGAAGGATCTTCTCAAGAAGAGGAAGATAACAGGTCTTTGCATTAAAAGTAGAAGGTTTCAAATTGGGAACCGGGATTGTCGACTTATTGTTTATCCCCGAG GGCAGTCCCAGCCACCATGTCATCTTTCAGTATTTCTCGAAGTGACAGATTCAAGAAGTTCTACTGATTGGAGCTGTTTTGTAAGCCACAGACTATCAGTTGTGAACCAGAGATTGGAGGAGAAGTCGGTGACAAAGGAATCTCAGAATCGCTACTCGAAAGCTGCAAAAGATTGGGGTTGGCGCGAGTTTGTGACACTTACTAGTTTGTTTGATCAAGACTCTGGATTTCTTGTTCAGGATACCGTTGTGTTCTCCGCTGAGGTTCTTATCTTGAAAGAGACATCTGTTACAAAAGACTATGTGGAGGCAGAATCAGCTAATTCAGCTTCACAGATTGATAGCAGCGTGAAAAGAAGTTCTTTTACGTGGAAAGTTGAGAATTTCCTGGCATTCAAGGAAATAATGGAAACACGAAAGATTTTTAGCAAGTTCTTTCAGGCTGGTGGATGTGAACTCCGAATTg GTGTATATGAGTCCTTTGACACCATATGCATATATTTAGAGAGTGATCAATCTGCGGGTACAGATGTGGACAATAACTTCTGGGTTAAGTACAAGATGGGTATTCTAAACCAAAAGAATCCGGCCAAAAGTGTATGGAAGGAGTCATCAATATGTACCAAGACATGGAATAACTCCGTCCTACAGTTCATGAAGGTGTCTGACATGTTGGAGGCTGATGCAGGGTTTCTTGTGCGTGACACTGTTGTTTTTGTGTGTGATATATTGGATTGCTGTCCGTGGTTTGAGTTTTCAGACTTAGAG GTCTTGGCTTCAGATGATGACCAAGATGCATTAACCACCGATCCTGATGAAATTATTGATTCTGAGGAGAGTGAGGGCATAAGTGGAGACGAGGAAGATACCTTCCAAGATTTTCTTTCCCAAGCTGGATTCCATCTCACGTTTGGTGAGAATCCTTCACAGCCCCAGGTTACACTTCGAGAGAAGCTGCTAATGGATGCGGGTGCAATTGCTGGATTTCTTACTGGTTTGCGTGTTTATCTTGACGACCCTACTAAAGTAAAGCGGTTACTTCTTCCCACGAAAATATCTTGTAATGATAGAAGCAAGCTAACAAAGAATGATGAATCTTCACCCAGCCTGATGAATTTGCTGATGGGTGTTAAAGTTCTACAGCAAGCAATTATTGATTTACTTCTAGATATCATGGTCGAGTGTTGCCAACCTTCTGAGGAGGAAGGCTCTCATCCGGAGCCTTCTTTAATGGATGCAAAGACAGATAGCTGCGTGGTGTCATCTTCTTTGGAGTCAACAAGGGAAAATGGAGCAGCAGAACCTTCACAATATCTTGTTGACGAGAGATTTAAATCTGATGCAGATGCTACTACCCTCAGTACCTCAGCTGTGCAAAGCTCTGGGATGAATGGGATTGATATGCTTGAGAAAGCCCTTGCAATAGAGCCTGTTTCTCCCCCTGAAACATATGCTAGGCAGTCTTCTGATGCTCCAGTCCAGTCAAAG ACAAAGTGGCCAGAACAATCTGAGGAGCTATTGGGACTAATTGTTAACTCACTGAAAACCCTTGATTCGGCTGTTCCACAAGGTTGCCCTGAGCCTAGACGACGACCTCACTCAGCTCAAAAGATTGCTCTTGTTTTAAACAGAGCGCCCAAACATTTGCAACCTGATTTAGTTAGTTTGATTCCTAAGCTGGTTGAGCATTCGGAGCACCCACTAGCTGCCTATGCACTTATTGAACGGCTTCAAACGCCTGAAGCTGAACCAGCATTGCGTGAACCA GTATTCAATGCTCTTAGCCAGTTAGATTGTGATAGTGAAGTGTGGGAGCACATTCTACTTCAGTCATTTGAGCTTCTGAGTAACTCAAATGGGGAAAGTCTTGTGGCCGCCAttcatttcatatttaaaaCTGCCTCCCAGTGCCAACACCTACCTGAAGCC GTAAGGTCCGTCCGTGAGCGGCTTAAAGTTCTGGGTGCTGATGTGTCTGCTTGCGTCCTTGAATATTTGAGTAAGACTGTACACAGTTGGGCTGAAATTGCCGAAATAATACTTAAGGACATCAACTGTGACGACAGTCTAGGTGGCAGTTTTGTGACATTACCCTGCGGGCCTTTTCTGATTGGTGAAAATGAAACTACCTCCGAAATGGCGGATTTGATGGATGAGCATGAATTCTATGCAAACAGACAATTTTGTGATGTCTACATTCTGCTGGAAATGTTGTCCATATCGTGCTTAGCTTTGGAGGCATCTCAAACATTCGAAAGAGCTGTTGCTCGTGGAGCCATTGTTGCTCAGTCTGTTGGTATGGTTCTTGAAAAACGACGTGTTCAGGGCCCAAATCTGAGTGCGACAAGTGGGGATCCTGTATTGGAGGGAGAAGCCAGTGATGAACTCGCCGCTGAAGGGATTGAGTTCAGGGCAATCCTTAATCTTGCGGAGACATTAGCTCATTCTGGAGATCCTCAAGTGAGGGGATTTGTTAAAATGCTTTACACAATATTATTCAAATGGTTTCCTGATCAGCCCTTTAGAGTTCAAATATTGTCAAGACTTGTAGATAGATTCACCAGCCGTGCGAGTGGTAGCAATGAGTTAGACCTAGAGTTGGAGGTTCTTGCTATTCTGATTTTTCAGGAACAAGAGGTTGCGAGACCCGTTTTGGCCATGCTGAAAAAGGTTGTGGAACATGCAAATATTGACAGGGCGGCTCTGTGGCACCAACTGCGCGCAAACAAGGAAGAGCTTGTCAGGTTGAAGGAAGAAAAGAAGACAGAGATTCAAATTCTGGCAAAAGAGAAATCTGCCATCACACAAAAATTAAGTGAATCTGAGGCTGCAAACACCCGTCTTAAG TCTGAAATGAAAGCCGAGACAGACCGGTTTGCTCGGGAAAAGAAGGATCTGGTAGAACAGTTTCGGGATGTGGAGAGTCAACTGGAGTGGGTTCGGTCAGAACGTGAAGATGAGATAGCTAAGCTCTCGTCTGATAAGAAAAGCCTTCTGAATCGCCTTCATGAGGCAGAGACGCAACTTTCTTTGCTTAAAACCCGAAAGCATGATGAACTTAAG aaggtAGGGAAAGAGAAAACTGCTCTAACGGAGAAGCTAAAGGTAACAGAGGCAGCCCGGAAAAGATTTGAAGAAGAGCTGAAACGGTATGCCACAGAGAATGTAACTCGTGAAGAACTCCGCAAGTCGCTTGAGGATGAAATCAGGCGACTGACACAGACAGTAGGGCAAACGCAAGAAGAGAAACGTGAGAAAGAAGATCAGATTTCTCGGTGTGAAGCTTACATTGATGGAATGGAAGCCAAACTCCAAGCTTGCCAG CAATACATCAACACACTCGAATCCTCGCTTCGAGACGAGATTTCAAGACATGCACCTCTATACGGTGCCAATTTAGAGTCTCTAACGATGAAGGAACTAGATACAATAGCTCGGATCCATGAGGAAGGGCTTAGACAGATCCATGCCCTTCAACAACGCAAAGGAAATGGTTTGCCACATGGTCTCCCTCACGGTCATACACTTTACCCGACTACACCACCTCAGCTTCCTCCTACGCCAATCGGTTTACCACCTCAGATTCTTCCTAATGGTTCAGGGGGTCACTCCAGCGGACATGTGAACGGTTCCGTCAGGCCTTGGTTTAGCCACCACACCTAA
- the LOC108811265 gene encoding uncharacterized protein LOC108811265: MASIMKIMMSMALLVIGVNAMSIDECKRTTGCQNQCDLFYRSVACGDCLLQCAYPLSTSKIDKRALCFRNCDVARRPHNNCYQRCIE; encoded by the exons atggcgagtatcatgaagataatgatgAGTATGGCTCTGTTAGTGATCGGTGTGAATGCAATGTCTATTGACGAGTGTAAAAGAACGACAGGGTGCCAAAATCAATGTGACCTCTTCTACAGAAGTGTTGCATGTGGTGATTGTCTCCTTCAATGCGCCTACCCTCTAA GTACGAGCAAAATTGATAAACGGGCTTTGTGTTTTAGGAACTGTGATGTTGCTCGTCGACCTCACAATAACTGCTACCAACGTTGTATTGAATAA